From the Aggregicoccus sp. 17bor-14 genome, one window contains:
- a CDS encoding arylsulfatase translates to MALKEYRPGTTFPGVIGRTVDQSEPAWPQPVRARPGAPNVLFIVLDDTGFGQLGCYGSPIRTPNIDRLAAGGLRFNNMHTTALCSPSRSCILTGRNHHSNNMASITEGSTGFPGYNGIIPFENGFLSEILQAQGYNTFAVGKWHLTPAEQTTAAGPYDRWPLGRGFERYYGFLGGDTHQYYPDLVHDNHRVEAPRTPEQGYHLTEDLVDRAIGFIADSKQVAPDKPFFMYFCTGAQHAPHHVPKEWADKYKGIFDDGWDKYRERTFARQKELGLVPKDAQLSRHDPDVQDWESLSADERRLFARMMEVFAGFLEHTDHHLGRLLGFLERTGELDNTLVMLISDNGASAEGGLTGSVNENKFFNNVPDSLEENLKAIDELGGPKYFNHYPWGWTHAGNTPFKRWKRETYRGGTADPFIVHWPKGIQARGEVRTQYCHAIDLVPTVLECVGVEPPTHLRGVAQSPIEGQSLAYCLESPQAESRHRVQYFEMGGHRAIYLDGWRAVCPVPGPSFKEAGMDFGVMNVTEELLRKLDATGWELYHVAEDFTETRDVAAEHRDKLMELVAQWYAEAGKYHVLPLDSRGQLRLMEERPQLTKDRQRYTYYPGTSPIDEKAAAHLLNRPHSITAQVELQDGEEGVLVAHGGSSGGYSLYVKDGKLHYAHNYVGTEVFQVVSDATLPRGKHALRYEFEPTGKPDVRKGRGSPGRAQLYVDGKLVGQAQFPTTVPVTISLGEGLTVGRDAGSSVCQDYAGPFPFTGKLESVTVDVSGELIEDKELQTRQVMARQ, encoded by the coding sequence ATGGCACTCAAGGAATACCGCCCCGGCACCACCTTCCCCGGCGTCATCGGCCGCACCGTGGACCAGTCCGAGCCCGCGTGGCCGCAGCCGGTGCGCGCGCGGCCCGGCGCTCCCAACGTGCTCTTCATCGTGCTGGACGACACGGGCTTCGGGCAGCTGGGCTGCTACGGCAGCCCCATCCGCACGCCGAACATCGACCGGCTCGCGGCGGGCGGCCTGCGCTTCAACAACATGCACACCACGGCGCTGTGCAGCCCCAGCCGCTCCTGCATCCTCACGGGGCGAAACCACCACTCCAACAACATGGCCTCCATCACGGAGGGCTCCACGGGCTTCCCCGGCTACAACGGCATCATCCCCTTCGAGAACGGCTTCCTCTCGGAGATCCTCCAGGCCCAGGGCTACAACACCTTCGCGGTGGGCAAGTGGCACCTCACGCCCGCGGAGCAGACCACCGCGGCGGGCCCCTACGACCGCTGGCCGCTGGGGCGCGGCTTCGAGCGCTACTACGGCTTCCTCGGCGGCGACACGCACCAGTACTACCCGGACCTCGTGCACGACAACCACCGGGTGGAGGCGCCGCGCACGCCCGAGCAGGGCTACCACCTCACCGAGGACCTGGTGGACCGCGCCATCGGCTTCATCGCCGACAGCAAGCAGGTGGCGCCCGACAAGCCCTTCTTCATGTACTTCTGCACCGGCGCCCAGCACGCGCCCCACCACGTGCCCAAGGAGTGGGCGGACAAGTACAAGGGCATCTTCGACGACGGCTGGGACAAGTACCGCGAGCGCACCTTCGCCCGGCAGAAGGAGCTGGGGCTGGTGCCCAAGGACGCGCAGCTCTCGCGCCACGACCCGGACGTGCAGGACTGGGAGAGCCTCTCCGCGGACGAGCGGCGGCTCTTCGCCCGGATGATGGAGGTGTTCGCCGGCTTCCTCGAGCACACCGACCACCACCTGGGACGCCTGCTCGGCTTCCTCGAGCGCACGGGCGAGCTGGACAACACGCTCGTCATGCTCATCTCGGACAACGGGGCGAGCGCCGAGGGCGGGCTCACCGGCAGCGTGAACGAGAACAAGTTCTTCAACAACGTCCCGGACTCGCTCGAGGAGAACCTGAAGGCCATCGACGAGCTGGGCGGCCCAAAGTACTTCAACCACTACCCGTGGGGCTGGACCCACGCGGGCAACACGCCCTTCAAGCGCTGGAAGCGCGAGACCTACCGCGGCGGGACCGCGGACCCCTTCATCGTGCACTGGCCGAAGGGCATCCAGGCGCGCGGAGAGGTGCGCACCCAGTACTGCCACGCCATCGACCTGGTGCCCACGGTGCTCGAGTGCGTGGGCGTGGAGCCGCCCACGCACCTGCGCGGCGTGGCGCAGTCACCCATCGAGGGCCAGAGCCTCGCCTACTGCCTCGAGTCGCCGCAGGCCGAGAGCCGGCACCGCGTGCAGTACTTCGAGATGGGCGGCCACCGCGCCATCTACCTCGATGGCTGGCGCGCGGTGTGCCCCGTGCCCGGGCCCTCCTTCAAGGAGGCGGGCATGGACTTCGGCGTGATGAACGTCACCGAGGAGCTGCTGCGCAAGCTGGATGCGACGGGCTGGGAGCTGTACCACGTGGCCGAGGACTTCACCGAGACGCGCGACGTGGCTGCCGAGCACCGCGACAAGCTGATGGAGCTCGTCGCCCAGTGGTACGCGGAGGCGGGCAAGTACCACGTGCTGCCCCTCGACAGCCGCGGCCAGCTGCGCCTCATGGAGGAGCGGCCCCAGCTCACGAAGGACCGCCAGCGCTACACCTACTACCCGGGCACCTCGCCCATCGACGAGAAGGCGGCGGCCCACCTGCTCAACCGCCCGCACAGCATCACCGCGCAGGTGGAGCTGCAGGACGGCGAGGAGGGCGTGCTCGTCGCGCACGGCGGGAGCTCCGGCGGCTACAGCCTCTACGTGAAGGACGGCAAGCTGCACTACGCGCACAACTACGTGGGCACCGAGGTCTTCCAGGTGGTCAGCGACGCCACCCTGCCGCGCGGCAAGCACGCGCTGCGCTACGAGTTCGAGCCCACCGGCAAGCCGGACGTGCGCAAGGGCCGCGGAAGCCCGGGCCGGGCGCAGCTCTACGTGGACGGGAAGCTCGTGGGCCAGGCCCAGTTCCCCACCACCGTGCCGGTGACCATCAGCCTCGGCGAGGGGCTCACCGTGGGCCGGGACGCGGGCAGCAGCGTGTGCCAGGACTACGCGGGCCCCTTCCCCTTCACCGGCAAGCTCGAGTCGGTGACGGTGGACGTGAGCGGCGAGCTCATCGAGGACAAGGAGCTGCAGACGCGCCAGGTGATGGCGCGCCAGTAG
- a CDS encoding PAS domain-containing sensor histidine kinase, with amino-acid sequence MQMREAPGAPAPAARVLRVGAPPTPAQRRAVPGLRIDEVPGVDAALAALQAAHAAGEGYALALLSLQADPPANAATCALALARRLRECPAGASLALVFLAAPGGCDPARVQAAYALGALDVVPAELAPELLGAKLLALVSLAVRAAGPAAQAEPAPAAGLSVVPEAPAELVRSEARFRSLALATSHIVWTTDSAGRVQEDSPSWRAFTGQPREEFLGRGARYLEAIHPEDRERTRNAWTRAVRDAEEGAGLFEVQHRVRRCDGVYRDMLARAAPVRDASGRVCEWVGTNIDLGEGKRSERHLAFLAAASTLLADAREDAEATLQRVAHLATRSLADACLVDLLEEDGSLRRVAVAHADHAREQALQAPGALLPGPGEDSPLWRTVASGRAHLYALFGAQPDEPSDTHLAQLAALGPYGVLVAPLQLRGRVLGVLTLAADAPGRLEPDDVRFAEEFGHRAAVALESARLYHEAKKAVALRDEFLSVASHELKTPLTSLLLRLDSLARQAVLERTGQVPLPAAQLDMLRRQVRKLSDLVDGLLDVTRIGAGRIQLRLEPVDLGALAREVAARFELQAQRAGGRLEVEVPESVIGQWDRLRLDQVVTNLVSNALKYGAGKPVRLRAVLEPDGAHARLEVQDAGIGIAEEHRARIFGRFERAVSERHYGGLGLGLFITHQLVTALGGSVSVASALGEGSTFSVRLPLARGA; translated from the coding sequence ATGCAGATGCGCGAGGCGCCCGGGGCCCCTGCACCGGCCGCGCGCGTGCTGCGGGTGGGTGCGCCCCCCACGCCGGCGCAGCGCAGGGCGGTGCCGGGGCTGCGCATCGACGAGGTCCCCGGCGTGGACGCGGCGCTCGCCGCGCTGCAGGCCGCGCACGCAGCGGGAGAGGGCTACGCGCTCGCGCTCCTCTCCCTGCAGGCGGACCCTCCGGCGAACGCGGCCACCTGCGCGCTGGCGCTCGCGCGCAGGCTGCGGGAGTGCCCCGCGGGGGCCTCGCTCGCGCTGGTGTTCCTCGCGGCGCCCGGCGGGTGCGACCCCGCGCGCGTGCAGGCCGCCTACGCCCTGGGCGCGCTGGACGTGGTGCCCGCGGAGCTGGCGCCCGAGCTGCTGGGCGCGAAGCTGCTCGCGCTCGTCTCGCTCGCCGTGCGCGCGGCTGGGCCGGCGGCGCAGGCCGAGCCCGCGCCGGCCGCGGGGCTCTCCGTGGTGCCGGAGGCGCCCGCGGAGCTGGTGCGCAGCGAGGCGCGCTTCCGCTCGCTCGCGCTGGCCACCAGCCACATCGTGTGGACCACGGACTCGGCGGGCCGCGTGCAGGAGGACTCGCCCTCGTGGCGCGCCTTCACCGGGCAGCCGCGCGAGGAGTTCCTCGGCCGCGGCGCGCGCTACCTCGAGGCCATCCATCCCGAGGACCGCGAGCGCACCCGCAACGCCTGGACGCGCGCCGTGCGGGATGCCGAAGAGGGCGCGGGCCTCTTCGAGGTGCAGCACCGGGTGCGCCGCTGCGACGGGGTGTACCGCGACATGCTCGCGCGCGCGGCGCCCGTGCGCGACGCGAGCGGCCGCGTGTGCGAGTGGGTGGGCACCAACATCGACCTCGGCGAGGGCAAGCGCAGCGAGCGCCACCTGGCCTTCCTCGCCGCCGCGAGCACCCTGCTCGCCGATGCGCGCGAGGACGCGGAGGCCACGCTGCAGCGGGTCGCGCACCTGGCCACCCGCAGCCTCGCGGACGCGTGCCTCGTGGACCTCCTGGAGGAGGACGGGAGCCTTCGCCGCGTGGCCGTGGCGCACGCGGACCACGCGCGCGAGCAGGCGCTGCAGGCGCCGGGGGCGCTGCTGCCGGGCCCCGGGGAGGACAGCCCGCTGTGGCGCACGGTGGCCAGCGGGCGCGCGCACCTGTACGCGCTGTTCGGTGCGCAGCCGGACGAGCCTTCGGACACGCACCTCGCGCAGCTCGCGGCGCTGGGGCCCTACGGCGTGCTGGTGGCGCCGCTGCAGCTGCGCGGCCGGGTGCTCGGCGTGCTCACGCTCGCGGCGGATGCGCCGGGCCGGCTCGAGCCGGACGACGTGCGCTTCGCCGAGGAGTTCGGCCACCGCGCCGCCGTGGCGCTGGAGAGCGCGCGCCTCTACCACGAGGCGAAGAAGGCGGTGGCGCTGCGCGACGAGTTCCTCAGCGTGGCGAGCCACGAGCTGAAGACGCCCCTCACCAGCCTGCTCCTGCGCCTGGACAGCCTCGCGCGCCAGGCGGTGCTCGAGCGCACGGGGCAGGTGCCGCTGCCCGCCGCGCAGCTCGACATGCTGCGGCGCCAGGTGCGCAAGCTCTCGGACCTGGTGGACGGGCTGCTGGACGTGACGCGCATCGGCGCGGGGCGCATCCAGCTGCGGCTCGAGCCGGTGGACCTGGGGGCACTCGCGCGCGAGGTGGCGGCGCGCTTCGAGCTGCAGGCGCAGCGCGCGGGCGGCCGGCTCGAGGTGGAGGTACCCGAGAGTGTCATCGGCCAGTGGGACCGGCTGCGGCTGGACCAGGTGGTGACGAACCTCGTCTCCAACGCGCTCAAGTACGGGGCGGGCAAGCCCGTGCGCCTCCGCGCCGTGTTGGAGCCCGACGGCGCGCACGCGCGGCTCGAGGTGCAGGACGCGGGCATCGGCATCGCCGAGGAGCACCGCGCGCGCATCTTCGGCCGCTTCGAACGCGCCGTCTCCGAGCGCCACTACGGCGGGCTCGGCCTGGGCCTCTTCATCACCCACCAGCTCGTCACCGCCCTGGGCGGCAGCGTGAGCGTGGCAAGCGCGCTGGGCGAGGGGAGCACCTTCAGCGTGCGCCTGCCGCTCGCGCGCGGGGCGTAG
- a CDS encoding prolipoprotein diacylglyceryl transferase family protein: MIPYFKPPVLHLGPFTLEVFGLFVAAGILLASRIGGRAAQRDGLSQDVFLDYAPWGVGAGVVVGHLVHLFLYHPEELSKSPFQVFKVWEGLSSFGGLLGALLAAALFFRARKLRFGDYADTFGLAVPWGWAVARLGCFAVHDHPGVPTDFFLAVNFPGGPRHDLGLYDALWLFGIALLMTYLWRSHKLTGRLLPLTALLYAPARFFFDSLRARDLSYVDARYLGLTPAQYFCAFLVVYGVVFLARGHRRGSSSAEGGARAVAPGGSPAASARRR; the protein is encoded by the coding sequence GTGATTCCGTACTTCAAGCCCCCCGTGCTGCACCTCGGGCCCTTCACCCTCGAGGTGTTCGGGCTCTTCGTCGCCGCCGGCATCCTGCTCGCCTCGCGCATCGGCGGCCGCGCCGCGCAGCGCGACGGGCTGAGCCAGGACGTGTTCCTCGACTACGCGCCGTGGGGCGTGGGCGCGGGCGTGGTGGTGGGGCACCTCGTGCACCTGTTCCTCTACCACCCGGAGGAGCTCTCCAAGAGCCCCTTCCAGGTCTTCAAGGTGTGGGAGGGGCTGTCGTCGTTTGGAGGCCTGCTGGGCGCGCTGCTCGCCGCGGCCCTCTTCTTCCGCGCGCGCAAGCTGCGCTTCGGCGACTACGCGGACACCTTCGGGCTCGCGGTGCCCTGGGGCTGGGCGGTGGCGCGCCTGGGCTGCTTCGCGGTGCACGACCACCCGGGCGTGCCCACGGACTTCTTCCTCGCGGTGAACTTCCCCGGCGGCCCGCGCCACGACCTCGGCCTCTACGACGCGCTGTGGCTGTTCGGCATCGCACTGCTGATGACGTACCTGTGGCGCTCGCACAAGCTGACCGGCCGCCTGCTGCCGCTCACCGCGCTGCTCTACGCGCCCGCCCGCTTCTTCTTCGACTCGCTGCGCGCGCGCGACCTGAGCTACGTGGACGCGCGCTACCTCGGGCTCACCCCCGCGCAGTACTTCTGCGCCTTCCTCGTGGTGTACGGGGTGGTGTTCCTCGCGCGCGGCCACCGGCGCGGCAGCAGCAGCGCCGAGGGCGGCGCCCGCGCCGTGGCTCCGGGCGGCAGCCCCGCGGCGAGCGCGCGCCGCCGCTAG
- a CDS encoding cupredoxin domain-containing protein gives MTPSRLAALLLLLPAAACQKPSPAPEAREAHAGSEGDAVHTGASAASTPAAAPLPDGAVRVEVGAEGYSPARIPVKAGQSVKLAFHRKDAENCGDKVVFPALKLERDLPVGQTVLVEVLAPKSGELAFTCGMEMFKGALVVQ, from the coding sequence ATGACGCCCTCCCGCCTCGCCGCCCTGCTGCTGCTGCTCCCCGCCGCCGCCTGCCAGAAGCCCTCGCCCGCACCCGAGGCGCGCGAGGCGCACGCGGGCAGTGAAGGGGACGCGGTGCACACGGGCGCCTCGGCCGCGTCCACCCCGGCCGCTGCGCCCCTGCCGGACGGCGCGGTGCGCGTGGAGGTGGGCGCCGAGGGCTACTCGCCCGCGCGGATTCCGGTGAAGGCCGGACAGAGCGTGAAGCTCGCCTTCCACCGCAAGGACGCGGAGAACTGCGGGGACAAGGTGGTGTTCCCCGCGCTGAAGCTCGAGCGCGACCTGCCGGTGGGACAGACGGTGCTGGTGGAGGTGCTCGCCCCGAAGTCCGGCGAGCTCGCCTTCACCTGCGGCATGGAGATGTTCAAGGGCGCGCTCGTGGTGCAGTGA
- a CDS encoding PAS domain-containing sensor histidine kinase — MPCPQPLQPEDLACALVEHSPDGLFTADAEGRLTDANPAGCLLLGAVRSELCGRPVAQLLVPEERARFEQLRTRARAGPEVRETGEWTLVRADGKRLPVELTACALRDGRWLGFVRDVSARRHTEEALRRRDERSRFLAEAGERLLASLDVDETLRTLAQLVQEHVAECCVVDLLEEDGSLRQAVVVHRDPARADILRTLQERWGLARAGHERLRAMEERRTLVLRPTREALQRLAQSEEHLRLLEALGVTKLALVPLVARGRALGALSVSSSESGFVFEPHDLQLLEALAARAGVAIDNARLYAESQAAIGARDAFLSIASHELNTPLTSLKLQVQSLERRLAELPPHTPGLEQVGVKFQVVGRQLRRLASLVSELLDLSRISAGRLRLEPEALDLAELVREVLARAGEDLARAGCTLRVALPEGLVGALDRLRVDQVVTNLVSNAMKYGAGTPLQVTLEACRLPGGGAAARLCVQDGGIGIAPEQQARLFRRFERLQSERHYSGFGLGLWIVKQVVDAMGGDIRVHSAPGEGARFEVLLPL, encoded by the coding sequence ATGCCCTGCCCCCAGCCGTTGCAGCCCGAGGACCTCGCCTGCGCGCTGGTGGAGCACTCGCCGGACGGCCTCTTCACGGCGGACGCCGAGGGGCGCCTCACGGACGCGAACCCCGCGGGCTGCCTGCTGCTGGGCGCCGTGCGCAGCGAGCTGTGCGGCCGCCCGGTCGCGCAGCTGCTCGTGCCCGAGGAGCGCGCGCGCTTCGAGCAGCTGCGCACCCGCGCGCGCGCCGGGCCCGAGGTGCGCGAGACGGGGGAGTGGACGCTGGTGCGCGCGGACGGCAAGCGGCTGCCGGTGGAGCTCACCGCCTGCGCGCTGAGGGACGGACGCTGGCTGGGCTTCGTGCGGGACGTGAGCGCGCGCCGCCACACGGAGGAGGCGCTGCGCCGGCGCGACGAGCGCTCGCGCTTCCTCGCGGAGGCCGGAGAGCGGCTGCTCGCCTCGCTCGACGTGGACGAGACGCTGCGCACGCTCGCGCAGCTGGTGCAGGAGCACGTGGCGGAGTGCTGCGTGGTGGACCTGCTCGAGGAGGACGGCTCGCTGCGCCAGGCGGTGGTCGTGCACCGCGACCCCGCGCGCGCGGACATCCTGCGCACGCTGCAGGAGCGCTGGGGGCTCGCGCGCGCAGGGCACGAGCGGCTGCGCGCGATGGAGGAGCGGCGCACGCTGGTGCTGCGGCCCACGCGCGAGGCGCTGCAGCGGCTCGCGCAGAGCGAGGAGCACCTGCGGCTGCTCGAGGCGCTGGGGGTGACGAAGCTCGCGCTGGTGCCGCTGGTGGCGCGGGGCCGCGCCCTGGGCGCGCTCAGCGTGAGCTCGAGCGAGTCCGGCTTCGTCTTCGAGCCGCACGACCTGCAGCTGCTCGAGGCGCTCGCGGCGCGCGCGGGGGTGGCCATCGACAACGCGCGCCTCTACGCCGAGAGCCAGGCGGCGATCGGCGCGCGCGACGCGTTCCTCTCCATCGCGAGCCACGAGCTGAACACGCCCCTCACCAGCCTCAAGCTGCAGGTGCAGAGCCTGGAGCGGCGGCTCGCGGAGCTGCCCCCGCACACGCCCGGGCTCGAGCAGGTGGGGGTGAAGTTCCAGGTGGTGGGCCGGCAGCTGCGGCGGCTCGCGAGCCTGGTGAGCGAGCTGCTGGACCTCTCGCGCATCAGCGCCGGGCGCCTGCGCCTGGAGCCGGAAGCCCTGGACCTCGCCGAGCTGGTGCGCGAGGTGCTCGCGCGCGCGGGCGAGGACCTCGCGCGCGCAGGCTGCACGCTGCGGGTCGCGCTGCCCGAGGGCCTCGTGGGCGCGCTGGACCGGCTGCGCGTGGACCAGGTGGTGACGAACCTGGTCTCCAACGCGATGAAGTACGGCGCGGGGACGCCCCTGCAGGTGACGCTCGAGGCCTGTCGCCTCCCCGGAGGCGGTGCGGCCGCGCGCCTGTGCGTGCAGGACGGCGGCATCGGCATCGCGCCCGAGCAGCAGGCGCGCCTCTTCCGCCGCTTCGAGCGGCTGCAGAGCGAGCGGCACTACAGCGGCTTCGGGCTGGGCCTGTGGATCGTGAAGCAGGTGGTGGACGCGATGGGCGGCGACATCCGCGTGCACAGCGCGCCGGGCGAGGGCGCGCGCTTCGAGGTGCTGCTGCCGCTCTAG
- a CDS encoding PAS domain-containing protein, with protein sequence MKRQEQPGPAPAPADPESQARTLAFAHEAVVLVDMEGRILFWSEGARALYGYSAQEALGQKVQVLLRTELPMPMEEAWAQTLRQGQWTGDVVHTTRSGARVTVHSHWALSADGAGGRTLLLSNRDITERKEAERQRIEALALLEGLLDSAPVGLAFVDRDLRYVRINRVLAAMNGVPPEHTVGRTVREVVGDAVADLVEPVMRFVFESGQPVHERELASSLPAAPQRRAWRLSHYPVRDAQGRVHVVGTVVQDITESLRDQERTARLQAATSALSRALTPEEVGRVVLSEAVRGLGARRGLAYLRERGERRLRVLAEVGYGGAVPERVQVLDAEDRSNPVVDVLHLGEPVWIESMEEFRQRYPGFVPLPGAQASAAWAALPMHGDDQPVGSLLLSFTEARTLSPQDRSFLRVLAQQCAIALERARLYREARGAG encoded by the coding sequence GTGAAGCGGCAAGAGCAGCCCGGGCCCGCGCCCGCGCCTGCGGACCCAGAGAGCCAGGCGCGCACGCTCGCCTTCGCGCACGAGGCCGTGGTGCTGGTGGACATGGAGGGCCGCATCCTCTTCTGGAGCGAGGGGGCCCGGGCGCTCTACGGCTACAGCGCGCAGGAGGCGCTCGGCCAGAAGGTGCAGGTGCTGCTGCGCACCGAGCTGCCCATGCCGATGGAGGAGGCCTGGGCGCAGACGCTGCGGCAGGGGCAGTGGACGGGGGACGTGGTGCACACCACGCGCTCGGGCGCGCGGGTGACGGTGCACAGCCACTGGGCGCTGAGTGCGGACGGCGCGGGCGGGCGCACCCTGCTGTTGAGCAACCGCGACATCACCGAGCGCAAGGAGGCGGAGCGCCAGCGCATCGAGGCGCTCGCGCTGCTGGAGGGCCTGCTGGACTCGGCGCCGGTGGGGCTCGCCTTCGTGGACCGCGACCTGCGCTACGTGCGCATCAACCGGGTGCTCGCCGCGATGAACGGCGTGCCGCCCGAGCACACCGTGGGGCGCACGGTGCGCGAGGTGGTGGGCGATGCGGTCGCGGACCTGGTGGAGCCGGTGATGCGCTTCGTCTTCGAGTCCGGCCAGCCCGTGCACGAGCGGGAGCTCGCCTCCAGCCTGCCCGCCGCCCCGCAGCGGCGCGCCTGGCGGCTGAGCCACTACCCGGTGCGCGATGCGCAGGGCCGGGTGCACGTGGTGGGCACGGTGGTGCAGGACATCACCGAGTCCCTGCGCGACCAGGAGCGCACCGCGCGGCTGCAGGCGGCCACCAGCGCGCTCTCGCGCGCGCTCACCCCCGAGGAGGTGGGGCGCGTGGTGCTCAGCGAGGCGGTGCGGGGGCTGGGGGCGCGCCGCGGCCTCGCCTACCTGCGCGAGCGCGGGGAGCGCCGCCTGCGGGTGCTCGCCGAGGTGGGCTACGGCGGGGCCGTGCCCGAGCGCGTGCAGGTGCTCGACGCCGAGGACCGCTCCAACCCGGTGGTGGACGTGCTGCACCTGGGCGAGCCGGTGTGGATCGAGTCGATGGAGGAGTTCCGCCAGCGCTACCCCGGCTTCGTGCCGCTGCCGGGCGCGCAGGCGAGCGCGGCGTGGGCGGCGCTGCCCATGCACGGGGACGACCAGCCGGTGGGCTCGCTGCTGCTCTCCTTCACGGAGGCGCGCACGCTCTCGCCGCAGGACCGCTCCTTCCTGCGGGTGCTCGCGCAGCAGTGCGCCATCGCGCTCGAGCGCGCGCGGCTCTACCGCGAGGCGCGCGGGGCGGGCTGA
- a CDS encoding response regulator yields the protein MTDSPLHTLRDPRADAPGDAPGDVLVVDDEPANRSALAEALQAHGYRVACAADGREALLALASLPRPCTVVLDLSMPVMDGPSLVRLLQLQGALQGLRLVVLTSEPHVPEDLPLSAVLHKPLSLPALLQLLGPAPQPAPRASR from the coding sequence GTGACGGACTCCCCACTCCACACCCTCCGCGACCCTCGCGCCGACGCGCCCGGCGACGCGCCCGGCGACGTGCTCGTCGTCGACGACGAGCCGGCGAACCGCTCAGCCCTCGCCGAGGCGCTGCAGGCGCACGGCTACCGGGTGGCCTGCGCGGCGGACGGGCGCGAGGCGCTGCTCGCGCTCGCCTCCCTGCCGCGCCCCTGCACCGTGGTGCTGGACCTCTCGATGCCGGTGATGGACGGCCCCTCGCTCGTGCGCCTGCTGCAGCTGCAGGGGGCGCTGCAGGGGCTGCGGCTCGTGGTGCTCACCTCGGAGCCCCACGTCCCGGAGGACCTGCCCCTGAGCGCGGTGCTGCACAAGCCCCTGTCCCTGCCCGCGCTGCTGCAGCTGCTCGGCCCCGCGCCTCAGCCCGCCCCGCGCGCCTCGCGGTAG
- a CDS encoding hybrid sensor histidine kinase/response regulator yields MTEGPSAVASILIVDDHPGNLLALEGALAPLGQRLVRASTGEEALRAALREEFACVLLDVHMGGGIDGFETARLLKGREKSRHTPILFLTGTVQDQSFLHRAYEHGAVDYLLKPFDPDVLLAKVRVFTDLYLLRERVKGIERAEAAREEAERQRALLEARAAQMQQLAQEREHALRLRDEFLTVAAHELKTPLTPLHLRLASLARVTEAEPTGALSHGRLAQELDVMRRQVRKLADLINDLLDASRIAAGRLQPGAREPVDLGQLAQEVAARLQPAARESGSALDVRVEAPSPVALVDRPRIEQVLSNLLTNALTYGGGEPVLVSVRAEGERAVLQVQDRGIGIATAQLARIFERYERAVSESHYGGLGLGLYIARQIVEDHGGRIRAESRPGEGSTFTVDLPLSPPPPPGA; encoded by the coding sequence GTGACCGAAGGGCCGTCCGCAGTTGCCAGCATCCTCATCGTCGACGACCACCCGGGCAACCTGCTGGCCCTGGAGGGTGCGCTCGCGCCGCTCGGCCAGCGCCTGGTGCGCGCGAGCACGGGCGAGGAGGCCCTGCGCGCCGCGCTGCGCGAGGAGTTCGCCTGCGTGCTGCTGGACGTGCACATGGGCGGCGGCATCGACGGCTTCGAGACGGCGCGCCTGCTCAAGGGCCGCGAGAAGAGCCGCCACACCCCCATCCTCTTCCTCACCGGCACCGTGCAGGACCAGAGCTTCCTGCACCGCGCGTACGAGCACGGCGCGGTGGACTACCTGCTCAAGCCCTTCGACCCGGACGTGCTGCTGGCCAAGGTGCGCGTGTTCACGGACCTGTACCTGCTGCGCGAGCGGGTGAAGGGCATCGAGCGCGCGGAGGCGGCGCGCGAGGAGGCCGAGCGCCAGCGCGCGCTGCTCGAGGCGCGCGCGGCGCAGATGCAGCAGCTGGCGCAGGAGCGCGAGCACGCGCTGCGGCTGCGCGACGAGTTTCTCACCGTGGCCGCGCACGAGCTGAAGACGCCGCTCACCCCGCTGCACCTGCGGCTCGCGAGCCTCGCGCGGGTGACCGAGGCCGAGCCCACGGGCGCGCTCTCGCACGGGCGGCTCGCGCAGGAGCTGGACGTGATGCGGCGCCAGGTGCGCAAGCTCGCGGACCTCATCAACGACCTGCTCGATGCGAGCCGCATCGCGGCGGGCCGCCTGCAGCCGGGGGCGCGCGAGCCGGTGGACCTGGGGCAGCTCGCGCAGGAGGTGGCCGCAAGGCTGCAGCCCGCGGCGCGCGAGTCGGGCTCGGCGCTGGATGTGCGCGTGGAGGCGCCCTCACCCGTGGCGCTCGTGGACCGGCCGCGCATCGAGCAGGTGCTGAGCAACCTGCTCACCAACGCGCTCACCTACGGCGGCGGCGAGCCCGTGCTGGTCTCCGTGCGCGCCGAGGGCGAGCGCGCGGTGCTGCAGGTGCAGGACCGCGGCATCGGCATCGCGACCGCGCAGCTCGCGCGCATCTTCGAGCGCTACGAGCGCGCGGTGAGCGAGAGCCACTACGGAGGCCTCGGGCTCGGGCTCTACATCGCGCGGCAGATCGTGGAGGACCACGGCGGCCGCATCCGCGCCGAGAGCCGCCCGGGCGAGGGCAGCACCTTCACCGTGGATCTGCCCCTGTCCCCTCCTCCTCCGCCAGGGGCCTAG